AGGGCGCCCCGGAGCAACAGCAGGTTCCCTGTCATGAGCCGAACGCACCGGCGCCGGCCACCCAGCAGGAGACCGTCGCGTTTTCTCTGGCACCACAGGCCGACGGGACGTTGCGCGGTGTGCAAACCGAGAGCGTCGGCAGCAACGAGTGCGGCGCGCAGGGGGCGGTGACTCGGGTGCCGGTGGTGGCCACCCGCGTGGGGGACGTGCCGCCGGAACTGACGCTGAGCGACCCCGCGCAGGCGGTCAGCGCGGCCCTCGCGCCGGCGTCCCGGCCGACGCCGCCCGTGCTCGGTGGCGCGTGCACTGACGCGGACAAGCTGGCCTACGACCAGACCAGCAACGAACAGGTTGTCTGCGAAGGCAACACCTGGGACAAGGCGCCGATCACCACCGGAGTGCACTCCGCGGGCAGCACCTGCGATAGGCCGGACATCCCAGTGTTCGCGATGTCGGCCTCCAACGACGGTTACCTGATCGAGTGCGATCCGGTGAGCCGGATGTGGACGCGGCATCGCTGACGCTTTCTCGCGTCAAACCTCGGTTCTCGCGTCAAACTCCGGCCGGGACTCGCCTGGTCTCGGTGCGCATCTCGTGGCGCAGCGCCGTGAACTCCGAAATGGTTCTGGTGGCCACCGATGCGACCGGGCGGTTGTTGCGGCCGGTGGCCTCGGTCTTGGACACCATCACCACGCTGTCAATGTAGGGCTGGATGGTGGTGGCGTTCTGCACCGTCGCGACGATCACCAGCTGGAAACCGAACTTGCGGAATGCCTGCAATGCCTGCTGAGCGAATTGCGGGTCGGACTTGGAGAACGCCTCGTCGAGCATCAGCTGGGCGAAAACCGGTCTGTTGTCGGTGCTTTCGGGACTGGCCAGGTTGAAGCTCAGCGCGCCGGCCAGGCAGAACGCCATCAGTTTTTCTTGCTCCCCGCCCGAGTTGTCGCCGGCGTTGCTGTGCGTGCGGATGAGTTCGTCGGTGCTGACGTCCCATTCGGCGCAGTCGAATGTGAACCGGTTCCGGACATCCAGTGCGTCGCGGGTCCATGCCCTGTCCTCGGGTGCGTTGGAGGCCAGCCGATTACGCAGCCGCAGAATGTCGGCGTACTGGTCGAGGATGGCCTGCTTGTCGCCGAGTCCGACCTCGGCGATGCGTCGCGATATGGCGCGCACGATTTCGGTGAGTTCATCGACGGCTTGCAGCTGTCGCGGCGTCGCCCGCAAAGTCAACCGGGTGCCGCGGTTGAACTCCACCGCGCCCAGACCGGTGTTTACCCGGTCGATCTGCTCGCTGATGCGCCGCGTCTCCTGCTGCGCGACCCGGTGCAGCGTCAGGATCGCATCTGGTGCCTGCTCGGTAACAAGTCGCAGCATCCGTTCGTAGGCTTCGGGCAGTTCGCGCTCGTCGATGTGCTGGCACAGCGCGACGTAGTCGAACACCCGCTCGTCGAAGTTCTCACTGTCATTCGGAATCGCGTCGGGGAACGAGGTGTCGAACGTGTTGAGGATGCGGGCCAATTCGTCGTAGGAGCGGCGCCGGCTCTCGCGCAGTTGTTCACGGTCCTTCTTGATTGCCGCGAACAAGGCTTCCCGGTGCGGCTCGGGGTCGAGCAATTCCAATACGACCGGAATCGACGCTGCGTAGCGGTGCAGCAATTCGGTCAGCGGTTCGGAGACGAACGGCGGCGCCAGCCGATCCTGCAGATCGAGCAGCCGGGTGCGCCGCTCATCCAGGCTGTCGCGCCGCGTCTGGATGGCACCGCGCCGCGTCATCAATTTCTGTATCTGCGACCAACATTCGTCGGCGCGGGCATTGAGGGCGTCGAGATCGGGGTGATCAGACAGCAGCAACTCGTATTGTTCGCGGAGGCGCTCGGCGTGCCCGTCGGCGGTGTCGGTGTCGATGTGGCTCCACTGCGGGAACTGCTCACAGATCGCCTTGCAGGCCACCGCGCGGTCCCGCCACCGCTGGCGTTGGGCGGCGATCGCGTCGGCGGTGTGGCGGGCCTGCCGGTAGACTTCCTCGGCAGCTGCGAGCTCCAGCGTCAGCGCATTGATCTTGGCCGAAACATCGCCCTGGTAAAGGTATTCGGACGGTTTGATCGGCCGCCGGTCGTCCTTGATCGCCAGCCGGTCGGAGTCCTTGTACAGGCCGGTATCGGTGACTGCGCGGCGGTAGCGGGCGAAAACGTCTGGGGTGTCCACGCAGACGTGGTCGCCGGCGGCGGCGATTACGTCGACGGCCTCTGCCGCGCAGGGGTGGTGGGGGTCGACGGTAAATAGCTTGCCCGCTAACGTCTTCGGATCCAGATCGGCCGGCGCGGCGCCTTGCAGCTTCGTTCGGACATGATGCAGTTGCAGTCGGCCACGCAGGTCGGTCTCGTTGACGAACCGCAGCACCGCTGCCCAATGCTGGTCGGGCACCAGCAGTCGAAGTCCGGTGCCGCGCAGCACCTTCTCGACCGCGAGTCGCCACCGAGTTTGCTCGGGCTGCAGGTCCAGCAGCTCGGCGATGTAGGGCAGGTCATTCGGGTCGGCTGCCACTGCGGCGCAAATCTGGTCGCGCATCGCCAGCGCGAACTCCGGTAGCGCGGAGACGACGTGTTCCACACGGCGCAGTTCCTTGGCGGCTTCGTCGCGGGCGATGCGAGCGGATTTCTGGGCGTATTCGGCGTCGGTGGACGCCTCCCGGTTCCGTTCCACCTTCGCCAGCATCTCGGTGGCCTCGGCCAGCAGCTCCTCGCGGAGGTTCCAGAATTCGTCGGCGGTTTCGGGGATTTCGACGTCTTGTGCGGTCAGCAGGTCTTCGTAGGCGGCGCGCCGGCGGGTAACCTGCTCGGCTTCGGTTTCAGCGGCGGTGACCTGCGACTGTAGTGGGGCGACGTTTGCGCTGGACCCACTGATCTGGGCGTTGAGCGAATCCGCTTCAGCTTTGGCCAGATTCAGCGACCGGGTGACATCCTCGTACTCGTTCTCCAACTGATCGATGGTGCTGTCCAGAGTGGCGATCTGCGCCGGGCACTGCGCGAGCCGGACGTGGTCAGTGAAGGCGCGCACCATCGGTGCATCGACAAGGTCGATGATCCCCAGATCCGAGGACTCTGAGGCGTAGCGCTGCTGGACCTGCTCGATGTCGCCCAGGATGCGCCGCTTGCGCTGGGCGACCGCGAGTAGCTCCCTGGCCTCCACCAGTGGATCGATCTGCTTGAGTGCCTCGGGAAGCCGGGCCAGGCTGTCGGGTTCGTCGAGCATGAAATCGCGGACAAATTGTTCAAGTCCACCGACGCTTTTGAGCGATTTCGCCTTGCCGAGCAGCTGCTGCGCCGCATCGGAGGCGCGAATGCCGATGGTGGCGTACAGCTGCGCTAGATACTGCGACTCGACTTTGGTGGAGAACCGCCAGGCCTGCTTGAACACGCCGGCGTCGAAGCGGCTGGCTGCCCAGCGGTTGCAGATGTCCTCGATGTCGAGGTCACCGTCGCCCAGCACGAATCGACTCGACGAGTCGTTGCGTGAGTCGCCGGTGAGCCACTTGAGCACCAGGCCGGTGACGGTGCGGCCAGAGTCGCCGGTGTAGGTGACCGCGACCGCCGACCATGCGGTTCCGTCGCCCCGCAGGTACATCACCCGGCTGGTGCCGCCGTCGCTGCGTTGCCCCCAGGCGCCGCGCACGTACTTGTCGACGGTTCGTCTTCCTGCGCTTGACCCGGCTGCGGTGTGGTCTCCCGAGGCGTTGAAGTTGCGGCGGTTGAATGGCAGGAAGGCGAGCGAAATCGCGTCCAGCAGTGAGGATTTCCCGCTTCCCGATGCTCCAGCAATCAGCGCACCACCACTGCTGAACGGGATGGTGTGATAACCGTCGAAGACGCCCCAATTGATGACCTGCAACCGGGACAGGTGAAACTGCTCAGTCACCGTCTTCCTCCCGTTGTTCGCCGCGGTCGAGGTCGGCCGCGCCGCCCCTGAGCAGCTGTTCGAACTGCTGCTGTAACTCGGTGATGACGGAGGCGGTCATGATGGCGGTGATGACGGGGCTGATCGTGTAACTGTCGTCGTCGTCGCGGCTTCGGCGCAGGATCTCCAGACCGGCCAATCGGGCGATGGCGCCGTCAATCCGGGCGCTGAACGTGACCGCATCGCGGTCGGTGTCGTTGAGCACTCCAGCGAACAAGCCGTGCATCTCGTCGCGGCTGATTAGGACGGCTTGCCCGCCGGCCGCGCGCATTATCTGGGCCAAATGCAGCGCCAGGATCGAGTCGTAGGTGCCCAGTGGTTCGCGGCGCAACAGCTTGATGCCCCGGGCGGATTCGTAGCGGGCCTGTTCGATGAACGCGATGTCAGTGCCGTCGATGATGCGCAGTTGGAGGTCGAGTTCGGACAGCCGGACCGACAGCTGGGCGCGATACTCGACGACCCAGCTGTAGATGTCGGCGTCGGCTTCCGCGCTGATGTAGCGGCGGGTCAGCAGGTGCTGCAGCGCCCAACATGCCCGGTCCGGGAGCTCGGAGATGTCGCCCTCGAACCGCGGCCTGCGCCCGACCGGCGGAGCTGCCGCCTGGTCGACCTGCGGCAGCGACGAGAAGTCGATATCGGAGTCAGCGCTCACGTGCGGGCTCCCGCGAGAGTGGTGATGGGTTCTGTGAAAGTCAAACGGGGAAGCGCGATTTCACGGTCAGGGCCGTCCAGGGAGCGAAACCGGACGGTGGTCGAACCGACCACGCCGTCCTGCGGTTGTTTTAGCGCCCAGGACCACAACACGATGACGTGACCGAGGTATGCGGTGTCGAGCATTGCGACCGCGTCCGGAAGGCTGACCGGGCCCTTGCGCAGAGTGTCGTTAAGGGCGTCAGCCATGGCGGGGGCGTCGACCTGCGTGGTGAGGGCGGCGAAGCTGCTCAGATCGACCTCTCCGTCGGCAGGCTGGGCGGGTTTCGGTGTGGACAGGTCACCGATCTTGAAGCTGAGCGCGCCGACGGAACTGATGTTGTGGCGGGCCAGCGGGACGTCGATGTCAAGGCGGGAATCGGTTAGCGAGTTCTTGAGGAGCGCGCGTGCCGCCCCGATGGCCTGATTGAGCTGGCGGGCCACGCCGCGTCGTTGTTCCATGGTGCCGAATGCGGTGAACCGTTTGACGCGCTGTGCGCAACGCTGCTGAATGCGTTCGACCTCGTCGATCTGGTGGCCGACAA
The nucleotide sequence above comes from Mycobacterium vicinigordonae. Encoded proteins:
- a CDS encoding ATP-binding protein, with translation MTEQFHLSRLQVINWGVFDGYHTIPFSSGGALIAGASGSGKSSLLDAISLAFLPFNRRNFNASGDHTAAGSSAGRRTVDKYVRGAWGQRSDGGTSRVMYLRGDGTAWSAVAVTYTGDSGRTVTGLVLKWLTGDSRNDSSSRFVLGDGDLDIEDICNRWAASRFDAGVFKQAWRFSTKVESQYLAQLYATIGIRASDAAQQLLGKAKSLKSVGGLEQFVRDFMLDEPDSLARLPEALKQIDPLVEARELLAVAQRKRRILGDIEQVQQRYASESSDLGIIDLVDAPMVRAFTDHVRLAQCPAQIATLDSTIDQLENEYEDVTRSLNLAKAEADSLNAQISGSSANVAPLQSQVTAAETEAEQVTRRRAAYEDLLTAQDVEIPETADEFWNLREELLAEATEMLAKVERNREASTDAEYAQKSARIARDEAAKELRRVEHVVSALPEFALAMRDQICAAVAADPNDLPYIAELLDLQPEQTRWRLAVEKVLRGTGLRLLVPDQHWAAVLRFVNETDLRGRLQLHHVRTKLQGAAPADLDPKTLAGKLFTVDPHHPCAAEAVDVIAAAGDHVCVDTPDVFARYRRAVTDTGLYKDSDRLAIKDDRRPIKPSEYLYQGDVSAKINALTLELAAAEEVYRQARHTADAIAAQRQRWRDRAVACKAICEQFPQWSHIDTDTADGHAERLREQYELLLSDHPDLDALNARADECWSQIQKLMTRRGAIQTRRDSLDERRTRLLDLQDRLAPPFVSEPLTELLHRYAASIPVVLELLDPEPHREALFAAIKKDREQLRESRRRSYDELARILNTFDTSFPDAIPNDSENFDERVFDYVALCQHIDERELPEAYERMLRLVTEQAPDAILTLHRVAQQETRRISEQIDRVNTGLGAVEFNRGTRLTLRATPRQLQAVDELTEIVRAISRRIAEVGLGDKQAILDQYADILRLRNRLASNAPEDRAWTRDALDVRNRFTFDCAEWDVSTDELIRTHSNAGDNSGGEQEKLMAFCLAGALSFNLASPESTDNRPVFAQLMLDEAFSKSDPQFAQQALQAFRKFGFQLVIVATVQNATTIQPYIDSVVMVSKTEATGRNNRPVASVATRTISEFTALRHEMRTETRRVPAGV
- a CDS encoding DUF4194 domain-containing protein, translating into MSADSDIDFSSLPQVDQAAAPPVGRRPRFEGDISELPDRACWALQHLLTRRYISAEADADIYSWVVEYRAQLSVRLSELDLQLRIIDGTDIAFIEQARYESARGIKLLRREPLGTYDSILALHLAQIMRAAGGQAVLISRDEMHGLFAGVLNDTDRDAVTFSARIDGAIARLAGLEILRRSRDDDDSYTISPVITAIMTASVITELQQQFEQLLRGGAADLDRGEQREEDGD